In a genomic window of Variovorax paradoxus:
- a CDS encoding 3-hydroxybenzoate 6-monooxygenase: MGAAKDTRPVLVAGGVIGGLAAALALVREGYRVKVIEQAGRIGEIGAGFQLSPNAFAACDALGVGAQLRAKAVYTDEMVMFDALDARRVAGISLADAFRERFGNPYAVIHRADIHGALLDGVQSARDGRIEFLTSTKGVKIEQDAEGVTLIDAQGGRHEGQALIGCDGVRSVVRQQYVGDGIRVSGHVVFRAVVDTAEFPEALRFTAPCIWVGPNCHLVHYPLKGGDKFNLAATFHSDRPEEWGSMDGDPAELLRFFAGTCERVQQILRVPQAWKRYSTADRNPIEQWTFGRATLLGDAAHPMVQYLAQGACMACEDAVTLGLALRREQGDWPRALALYERSRVARTARVVLSAREMGRIYHAKGVERQVRNSMWKGRPQERFYDALEWLYGWSAEHCLDLDEALA; this comes from the coding sequence ATGGGCGCTGCGAAAGACACACGGCCGGTGCTGGTGGCCGGCGGCGTCATCGGCGGGCTGGCGGCGGCGCTCGCGCTGGTGCGCGAGGGTTATCGCGTCAAGGTGATCGAGCAGGCCGGCCGGATCGGCGAGATCGGTGCCGGCTTCCAGCTGAGCCCGAACGCCTTCGCGGCCTGCGATGCGCTCGGCGTGGGCGCGCAACTGCGCGCCAAGGCGGTCTACACCGACGAGATGGTGATGTTCGACGCGCTCGATGCGCGGCGCGTGGCCGGCATCTCGCTGGCCGACGCTTTCCGCGAGCGCTTCGGCAATCCCTATGCGGTGATCCACCGCGCCGACATCCATGGCGCGCTGCTCGACGGCGTCCAATCGGCGCGCGACGGCCGGATCGAGTTCCTGACCTCGACCAAAGGCGTGAAGATCGAACAGGACGCCGAGGGCGTGACCTTGATCGACGCGCAGGGCGGGCGCCACGAAGGCCAGGCGCTGATCGGCTGCGACGGCGTGCGCTCGGTGGTGCGACAGCAGTACGTGGGCGACGGCATCCGGGTGTCGGGCCATGTGGTGTTCCGCGCGGTGGTCGACACGGCCGAGTTCCCCGAGGCGCTGCGCTTCACCGCGCCGTGCATCTGGGTCGGCCCCAACTGCCACCTGGTGCACTACCCGCTCAAGGGCGGCGACAAGTTCAACCTGGCCGCCACCTTCCACAGCGACCGGCCCGAGGAATGGGGCTCGATGGATGGCGACCCGGCCGAGCTGCTGCGCTTCTTCGCCGGCACCTGCGAGCGGGTGCAGCAGATCCTGCGCGTGCCCCAGGCCTGGAAGCGCTACTCGACCGCCGACCGCAACCCGATCGAGCAATGGACCTTCGGCCGCGCCACCCTGCTGGGCGACGCCGCGCATCCGATGGTGCAGTACCTCGCGCAGGGCGCCTGCATGGCCTGCGAGGACGCGGTCACGCTCGGCCTCGCGCTGCGCCGCGAACAAGGCGACTGGCCGCGCGCGCTCGCGCTGTACGAGCGGTCGCGCGTGGCGCGCACCGCGCGCGTGGTGCTGTCGGCGCGCGAGATGGGGCGCATCTATCACGCCAAGGGCGTGGAGCGGCAGGTGCGCAACAGCATGTGGAAGGGCCGGCCGCAGGAGCGCTTCTACGACGCGCTCGAATGGCTCTACGGCTGGAGCGCCGAGCACTGCCTGGATCTCGACGAGGCCCTCGCGTGA
- a CDS encoding maleylacetate reductase, with translation MTISSFVYNSAPQRVVFGAGALRHLAREIEALGARRALVLSTPEQRPQAERIAALLGDHAAGVFDRAVMHVPIETAREAREVARRLDADCAVAIGGGSTTGLGKAIALDSGLPILAIPTTYAGSEMTPIYGITEAGMKKTGKDARVLPRTVIYDPELTLSLPVAMSVTSGINAIAHAAEGLYAVDANPIMDLMAVEGIAALGRALPVLRTSAQDVAARGDALYGAWLCGTVLGNVGMALHHKLCHTLGGSFNLPHAETHTIVLPHALAYNAAAAPRAMERIAGALGGNSAAQAVYELARDNGAPVALRDIGMKEADLDVACAHALQNQYPNPRPLERDAIRALLQNAWEGARP, from the coding sequence ATGACCATTTCCTCCTTCGTCTACAACAGCGCACCCCAGCGCGTGGTCTTCGGTGCCGGCGCGCTGCGGCACCTGGCGCGCGAGATCGAGGCGCTCGGCGCGCGCCGCGCGCTGGTGCTGTCCACGCCCGAGCAGCGGCCGCAGGCCGAGCGCATCGCCGCGCTGCTCGGCGACCATGCGGCCGGCGTGTTCGACCGCGCCGTGATGCACGTGCCGATCGAGACCGCGCGCGAGGCGCGCGAGGTGGCACGGCGGCTCGATGCCGACTGCGCCGTGGCCATCGGCGGCGGCTCGACCACCGGCCTGGGCAAGGCGATCGCGCTCGATTCGGGGCTGCCGATCCTCGCCATTCCCACCACCTATGCGGGCTCCGAGATGACGCCGATCTACGGCATCACCGAGGCCGGCATGAAGAAGACCGGCAAGGACGCGCGCGTGCTGCCGCGCACCGTGATCTACGACCCCGAGCTCACGCTGAGCCTGCCGGTGGCGATGAGCGTGACCAGCGGCATCAACGCGATCGCGCATGCGGCCGAGGGCCTGTACGCGGTCGATGCCAATCCGATCATGGACCTGATGGCTGTGGAGGGCATCGCCGCGCTGGGCCGTGCGCTGCCCGTGCTGCGTACGTCGGCCCAGGACGTGGCGGCGCGCGGCGATGCGCTGTACGGCGCATGGCTGTGCGGCACCGTGCTCGGCAACGTCGGCATGGCGCTGCACCACAAGCTCTGCCACACGCTCGGCGGCAGCTTCAACCTGCCGCATGCCGAGACCCACACCATCGTGCTGCCGCATGCGCTGGCCTACAACGCCGCGGCGGCGCCGCGCGCCATGGAGCGCATCGCCGGCGCGCTCGGCGGCAACAGCGCGGCGCAGGCCGTGTACGAGCTCGCGCGCGACAACGGCGCGCCGGTGGCGCTGCGCGACATCGGCATGAAGGAAGCCGACCTCGACGTGGCCTGCGCGCATGCGCTGCAGAACCAGTATCCGAATCCGCGTCCGCTGGAGCGCGATGCGATCCGCGCGCTGCTGCAGAACGCCTGGGAAGGTGCGCGTCCCTGA
- a CDS encoding MFS transporter: MALRLERRALPGSRRGPRVRAIAESAGTGGAAEVRAPIDIPALIDSHPVSSFQRWILVLVGCAVVMDGFDVQAMGFVAPAIVHEWGIEKAALGPVFGAGLLGMLVGSLVLSICADRFGRRPVLIAATVFFALCMLATTGVHTLGQLLAMRFVTGIGLGGIMANASALASEYSPHRRRVTLMMWVSCGFTGGAVLGGAISALLLPLGGWRAVFVFGGVVPLVIAALMLRYMPESMQFLVLRGRRLDRVQQWLRHIAPGVPVDAASRYVVHEAKQDGAPVAELFRGGRARATLLLWGINFLNLLNLFFLANWLPTLAVDAGYSANVAVAAGTLLQVGGVVGTVAMGPLIDRVGFYRVLVPVFALAVLTIALIGQPALPLAAMLAAVVVSGFCIVGAQPALIALASSVYPTTVRATGMGWSLGIGRAGSIAGPLVAGWLIGMHWSNGALFVAAALPALLSCAMVFCMGRTGFGKGNNGNNGAATREGEKT, encoded by the coding sequence ATGGCTCTACGGCTGGAGCGCCGAGCACTGCCTGGATCTCGACGAGGCCCTCGCGTGAGAGCCATCGCCGAATCCGCGGGCACGGGCGGTGCCGCCGAAGTGCGCGCGCCGATCGACATCCCCGCGCTGATCGACAGCCATCCGGTCAGCAGCTTCCAGCGCTGGATCCTGGTGCTGGTGGGCTGCGCGGTGGTGATGGACGGCTTCGACGTGCAGGCGATGGGCTTCGTGGCGCCCGCGATCGTGCACGAATGGGGCATCGAGAAGGCCGCGCTGGGCCCGGTGTTCGGCGCCGGCCTGCTGGGCATGCTGGTCGGCTCGCTGGTGCTGAGCATCTGCGCCGACCGCTTCGGCCGCCGGCCGGTGCTGATCGCGGCCACGGTGTTCTTCGCGCTGTGCATGCTCGCGACCACCGGGGTCCACACGCTGGGCCAGCTGCTCGCGATGCGCTTCGTCACCGGCATCGGGCTGGGCGGCATCATGGCCAATGCCAGCGCGCTGGCCAGCGAGTACAGCCCGCACCGGCGGCGCGTGACGCTGATGATGTGGGTCTCGTGCGGCTTCACCGGCGGCGCGGTGCTCGGCGGCGCGATCAGCGCGCTGCTGCTGCCGCTGGGCGGCTGGCGCGCGGTGTTCGTGTTCGGCGGCGTGGTGCCGCTGGTGATCGCTGCCCTGATGCTGCGCTACATGCCCGAGTCGATGCAGTTCCTGGTGCTGCGCGGGCGCCGGCTCGACCGGGTGCAGCAGTGGTTGCGCCACATCGCGCCCGGCGTGCCGGTGGATGCCGCCAGCCGCTACGTGGTGCACGAGGCGAAGCAGGACGGCGCGCCGGTGGCCGAGCTGTTCCGCGGCGGCCGCGCGCGCGCCACGCTGCTGTTGTGGGGCATCAACTTCCTCAACCTGCTGAACCTGTTCTTCCTCGCCAACTGGCTGCCCACGCTGGCGGTCGACGCGGGCTACAGCGCGAACGTGGCGGTGGCCGCCGGCACGCTGCTTCAGGTGGGCGGCGTGGTGGGCACGGTGGCGATGGGGCCGCTGATCGACCGCGTGGGCTTCTACCGCGTGCTGGTGCCGGTGTTCGCGCTCGCGGTGCTGACCATCGCGCTGATCGGCCAGCCCGCGCTGCCGCTCGCGGCCATGCTGGCGGCGGTGGTGGTCAGCGGCTTCTGCATCGTCGGCGCGCAGCCGGCGCTGATCGCGCTGGCCTCGAGCGTCTACCCGACCACGGTGCGCGCCACCGGCATGGGCTGGAGCCTTGGCATCGGCCGCGCGGGTTCGATCGCGGGGCCGCTGGTGGCGGGCTGGCTGATCGGGATGCACTGGTCGAACGGCGCGCTGTTCGTGGCGGCGGCGCTGCCCGCGCTGCTGTCGTGCGCGATGGTGTTCTGCATGGGGCGCACGGGATTCGGCAAAGGCAACAACGGCAACAACGGCGCGGCGACGCGCGAAGGAGAAAAGACATGA
- a CDS encoding DoxX family protein has protein sequence MTTATVGAREGGAAVVAARVLMAAIFLIAGTRKLMTYGATLGYFAKLGIPLPDVVLPLTIALEIGGGLLLVAGWRVKWVAGALALFTIATAFAAHAFWAADAAQFNAQLNNFLKNVAMVGGFLLLIVQARASDTVR, from the coding sequence ATGACGACGGCAACGGTGGGTGCGCGCGAGGGCGGCGCGGCGGTGGTGGCGGCCCGCGTGCTGATGGCCGCGATCTTCCTGATCGCGGGCACGCGCAAGCTCATGACCTATGGCGCCACGCTCGGCTATTTCGCCAAGCTCGGCATCCCGCTGCCCGACGTAGTGCTGCCGCTGACCATCGCGCTCGAGATCGGCGGCGGCCTGCTGCTGGTCGCGGGCTGGCGCGTGAAGTGGGTGGCGGGTGCGCTCGCGCTCTTCACCATCGCCACCGCCTTCGCGGCCCATGCCTTCTGGGCGGCCGACGCGGCGCAGTTCAATGCGCAGCTCAACAACTTCCTCAAGAACGTGGCGATGGTGGGCGGCTTCCTGCTGCTGATCGTGCAGGCCCGCGCCAGCGACACTGTGCGCTGA